TTTTTACATCTCACAAATATTTCCCCGTGACTCTTTAGGTTTAACATTTCTATTCTATATCTGCTAAAAGTAAATATAACTGTAGTTATTTTTTATGCATATTAAGAAGTCCGAAATCAAAAGGTGTCCACAAACACGCTTTTATATCACTTTCCTTTAATCCTGAATTTACCCAGCTATTGCATGTATTAAAACAGGTAAAACTTCCCATAGCTTCGTAAAAATTATCATTATTTGAATAGCCCCTGTTATTCAGTTTTATCTTTTTATTATGAGAATCTAAACTAAATGTCCTGTATATATATCGGTTGATTTTATTCAGTTGATCTTGATTAACTTTTATTTCTGTCCAATCTCCATGGATTATTGAATACCTGTTTACACGTATTAAAGCGGAGCTTTTGATAAACAGTGCTCTACAGGCAGTACTATATGTTAAATCATCCCAAGTTGGTGTATTGAGGTAAAAATTCCTGTCGCCCCAGCCAAATGCATAAAAATTATCGTTTTGGGATTGTTTTAGACCGTCTAAAAGTATAGAATCCAGTTGATTTTCGGCTATTATTATATTCAGGTGAATTCCATTTGATTCTAAATAAATTGACTTGTTTTTCACTGAATTATCATCCTTAGTATTTACAGGGATAAATGTTAGTAGTAGTGACAGTAGAAAATACCCAACAGGAATTAATACAATTGTAATAATCCATTTTAATATCTTCTTAATAGTCTTCATATCTTACCAGCTTTGGCAGTATCACTTATGCAAATAGGAATAATTGAATAAGTTACGCATTTTATAAATGATTACCGTAATAAACAACATTTGATTGAAGGTACATTTATCATTTATCCCTTCGCTACGGTCAGGTCAGGACATGCTTTCCTCTTTTATCTTTCCTCTTT
The Bacteroidota bacterium DNA segment above includes these coding regions:
- a CDS encoding DUF2459 domain-containing protein, translating into MKTIKKILKWIITIVLIPVGYFLLSLLLTFIPVNTKDDNSVKNKSIYLESNGIHLNIIIAENQLDSILLDGLKQSQNDNFYAFGWGDRNFYLNTPTWDDLTYSTACRALFIKSSALIRVNRYSIIHGDWTEIKVNQDQLNKINRYIYRTFSLDSHNKKIKLNNRGYSNNDNFYEAMGSFTCFNTCNSWVNSGLKESDIKACLWTPFDFGLLNMHKK